The DNA window TCGTATTCGAGACCTTGTTACCAAACGCACCCCTTGGATTAAGAACAAACTTCGGGAGCAGTCTGACAGACCAACTGTTCCTCCAAGGGAATACGTCAGCGGTGAGACTGTTACCTATCTGGGTAAGAACTACAGGTTAAAGGTTCTGGTAGGCGACCAACCCTCAATAAAGTTAAGGCGAGGTTATGTCGAAGCGACAGTGACTAAGACGGAAATAGACCCAAAAAATACTATCCGTTCTTTACTGGAACGTTGGTATAGGTCTCATGCAGAGAAGCGCTTAGAGGAGAAGACAGTGCGTCTGGCGAGTGTTATAGGGGTCAATCCTGCCTCTGTCACCGTTAAGAATTACAAGTCTCGATGGGGGTCTTGTTCTACGAAAGGCGACATCTCATACAACTGGAGAATCATACTTGCCCCGCATAGCATAGTTGATTATGTGGTTGTCCATGAACTGTGCCATATGTTGGAACATAATCATTCGAGTAAATACTGGAAGCACGTTGAGCGTCATGTGCCTAACTGGCGTGAGTGTAGAGAGTGGTTAAAGCACAACGAGTTGGCGAAGGATTTATAAAGAATATGACCTCATATGCAAATGAAGAAGACTTCTTAAAAGACCAGATACGAAGCAATAACCTTGCTATTAACTTCATCAAAGGGAAGTTAGGTGATCTTAACTCTGATTTTCAGGAAGACCATATAAACACGAAAGATAAAATTATAAATGTTTACCTTCAAGGAATTGACACATTAAAGGAAGACAACGAATTGACGAGGGAAAGAATAAAATCGCTAGGTCATCATGAGTAAAGCGAACAAATCTAATCATTAAAAGTTATCGCCCGAAATGTATCTGATCAGAAACACCATCCATCTCTCTTAGGGTCGCCTGATTTATCCTGAACGTTCGTTTGACTAACTTATCCAGTTCATCATCCGTCAGGTTGGGATGCTCCAATCGAAACTCCGCAACCATTCTTATGAGTTCGTCATAGGTTTCGTATTTCATACTAACTTGTCATCAGTCTATAAACAGATGCTTTAGACAATCCATATTCCCTCATCAAATCCTTGATAAGAACTCCTGCCTTTCGTTTGTCACGCATCTCTTCTATTTGATTGGTCTCCAACTTCTTGGGTGCCCCAAACTTTACTCCACGAGAGAGTGCTGATCTGCGTCCTTCCTCACACCGTTCCTTGCGTAACTCATTCTCAAACTGTGCCAACGAACCAAGGATGCTAAACATCAACCGACCTTCCTTGGTGGTGGTGTCTATATTCTGCTGAATGACCACAAACCCCACACCACGACTCTCAAGGTCATCATAGATGGTGTGAAGGTGACTCACAGACCTCGCCAGGCGGTCTAGTTTGGTCACTACAAGGACATCACCCTCACGGACATATGCAAGGCACTCTTTTAGTTTGGGTCTGTCTTGTGTCGTTCCTGATACCTTCTCTGCGAATACTCTGTCTGCCCCGTATTTGCTGACTATTTGCTCTTGGACTTCTAGTGATTGTTCCCCAGTGGAAACACGACAATATGCTACAACCGCCATTCTCATAACTCCTTAGATGTTCTAATAGGAAGATTATAAGACATATTATAAGACATGGCAAAGCGCAGTCTTAGAACCTATAAGATTTGAGACGTCAAACTCCATCACATTGTGACCAGTGCAATTCATCCAAAAGGTTCTAATAGAAATGTGGGGAGAGGAAATAGTTCTTCTCCCAAACATTGAAACTGATAGGAGTATGAAATGAAAAATTCGATTGCACAGAATTTAGGACATAGGTCATTTATAAATGGTCTTGTTCAAACTATACAAAGTGAACTGAACGCTCCAAAAGAGGTTATCTGGTCAAGAATGGGTGTCTTTGAACCTGTTGAGAAAAGTCTATTCCATCTCTCACAGATGGTGAATGGTCAAATTGCTTGCAATAAGAAGGACACCATATATCTATTTGAAGAAAATATTACTCAAAAGGGTGTTCGTCTTAGTCCAAATAAATTGCAAACTGGGATTGCATACAAGACCTCTAAATTTGGAAAGACAAAAAATAACGGTGTAATATGTTCCATATCACA is part of the SAR92 clade bacterium H455 genome and encodes:
- a CDS encoding recombinase family protein, with the protein product MAVVAYCRVSTGEQSLEVQEQIVSKYGADRVFAEKVSGTTQDRPKLKECLAYVREGDVLVVTKLDRLARSVSHLHTIYDDLESRGVGFVVIQQNIDTTTKEGRLMFSILGSLAQFENELRKERCEEGRRSALSRGVKFGAPKKLETNQIEEMRDKRKAGVLIKDLMREYGLSKASVYRLMTS